A section of the Mycolicibacterium anyangense genome encodes:
- a CDS encoding HEPN-associated N-terminal domain-containing protein, translating into MGFAAREGEAAQLRGYSRSAKSVCPDHLDDTVLKKRVNEYATEPTCSYCDKTGTDDNPIAAIFDNFMDCFMVGVHHRFARANDEAVSFEDGEYIGATTYDSYEVAEEIFGMALNDYIDEADAELLDDIQAVMCNDAWVRGDWQSLSEDQRLSYNWDAFKDLVKYQTRFLFIRWAKRHPYDPDEMSPLEFFEALVSLLVGLPEAISSIDGPMYRGRMFPSEPDINEHSAATLGPAPAVLSRANRMSPAGISMFYGSSDAETAIAEIGAHSTDSWAVVGEFRAARELRVVDLSNLPDLPSIFEPGEDARTRYDRIAFLRSFVDDLTLPVVLDGREHIDYVPTQIFTEYLRYAFPARIDGLVFPSAQSTGRNFVIFYGPEFCSAPDKVGQDTRLILDPRTIQKHRVTTVIKGS; encoded by the coding sequence ATGGGGTTCGCAGCGAGAGAAGGCGAGGCAGCACAGCTTCGCGGGTACTCACGATCCGCTAAATCTGTGTGCCCAGATCACCTCGACGACACAGTACTTAAGAAACGAGTCAACGAGTACGCGACTGAACCAACGTGCAGCTATTGCGATAAAACTGGCACAGACGATAACCCGATAGCGGCCATATTTGACAACTTCATGGATTGCTTCATGGTTGGAGTCCACCATCGATTCGCACGCGCGAACGATGAGGCGGTGTCGTTCGAGGACGGCGAGTACATTGGCGCGACGACTTACGATTCATACGAGGTAGCAGAAGAAATATTCGGTATGGCGCTGAACGACTACATCGATGAAGCCGATGCTGAACTGCTCGACGACATCCAGGCTGTAATGTGTAACGACGCATGGGTTCGCGGAGACTGGCAATCGCTGTCAGAGGACCAGCGGCTTTCTTATAACTGGGATGCATTCAAAGACCTGGTCAAATATCAGACGCGATTCCTATTCATCCGCTGGGCCAAGCGTCACCCGTACGATCCAGACGAGATGTCACCCTTAGAGTTCTTCGAGGCACTTGTAAGCCTGCTCGTGGGACTTCCGGAGGCGATTTCCTCTATCGATGGGCCAATGTATCGGGGGAGAATGTTCCCGAGCGAACCCGATATTAACGAGCATTCGGCCGCCACGCTTGGACCAGCCCCGGCGGTGCTCTCAAGGGCGAATAGAATGAGCCCCGCGGGTATTTCCATGTTCTACGGATCGAGCGACGCCGAGACGGCGATAGCGGAGATTGGCGCACACAGCACAGACTCCTGGGCTGTAGTCGGCGAGTTCCGAGCAGCCCGAGAACTCCGAGTCGTCGATCTATCAAACCTTCCCGACCTCCCAAGTATCTTCGAACCGGGAGAAGATGCTCGGACGCGCTACGACCGCATCGCATTCTTACGCAGCTTCGTCGACGATCTCACATTGCCCGTTGTGCTCGACGGGCGCGAGCATATCGATTACGTCCCCACGCAGATCTTCACCGAGTACCTACGTTACGCATTTCCTGCGCGAATCGACGGTCTGGTGTTCCCCAGCGCCCAGAGTACCGGCAGGAACTTCGTGATCTTTTATGGCCCGGAGTTCTGTTCGGCACCAGACAAAGTAGGGCAAGATACGCGACTTATCCTAGATCCCAGAACTATCCAAAAGCACCGTGTTACAACGGTGATCAAGGGCAGCTGA
- a CDS encoding RidA family protein yields the protein MPVTLIDPDGLPQPGLYQQVAVASGTRLVFIAGQVARTADGAAVGDGDLAAQVEQCYLNLGTALTAAGATFDDVAKLTVYLVDWTPDKMEPFMQGATRAFEAMGIPAPTPPLTGIGVAALAEPDLLVEIEATAVIA from the coding sequence ATGCCCGTCACACTGATCGATCCCGATGGGCTTCCCCAGCCTGGTCTCTACCAACAGGTGGCGGTGGCCAGCGGGACGCGCCTGGTGTTCATCGCCGGCCAGGTGGCGCGCACCGCGGACGGCGCCGCCGTGGGCGACGGCGATCTGGCGGCCCAGGTCGAGCAGTGTTACCTCAACCTCGGCACCGCATTGACCGCCGCCGGCGCCACGTTCGACGATGTCGCGAAACTGACTGTCTACCTTGTTGATTGGACTCCGGACAAGATGGAACCGTTCATGCAAGGCGCCACAAGGGCTTTCGAAGCCATGGGCATCCCCGCCCCGACTCCACCGCTGACCGGTATCGGCGTCGCCGCCTTGGCGGAACCCGATCTCCTGGTGGAGATCGAGGCCACCGCCGTCATCGCCTGA
- a CDS encoding cation:dicarboxylate symporter family transporter — MTTVLDRPSGDKPAPKKRLDRTHWLYLAVIVAVIGGVIVGLVAPEFGKNVGVLGTMFVSLIKMMITPVIFCTIVLGIGSVRKAATVGKVGGLAFLYFMAMSTIALAIGLVVGNLLHPGGSLKLSESAAAKGAQLAEKAHESGGLMDFIQHIIPTSLFSSLTEGNVLQALFVALLVGFALQAMGAKGEPILRGVEHVQRLVFKILAMVLWLAPIGAFGAIANVVGQTGWSAVTNLLTLMFGFYLTCVVFVFGVLGALLRTVSGVSIFKLVRYLAREYLLIFATSSSESALPRLIAKMEHLGVQQSTVGVVVPTGYSFNLDGTAIYLTMASLFIADALGDPLSIGQQISLLVFMIVASKGAAGVSGAGLATLAGGLQAHRPELLDGVGLIVGIDRFMSEARAVTNFSGNAVATLLVGSWTKTVDMNKVNEVLAGRDPFDELTMLDDSDDGAAVAQKEAVAA, encoded by the coding sequence ATGACGACGGTTTTGGATCGCCCCAGCGGCGACAAGCCGGCGCCCAAGAAGCGCCTTGACCGTACCCATTGGCTGTACCTGGCCGTCATCGTCGCCGTGATCGGTGGCGTGATCGTCGGCCTGGTCGCCCCGGAGTTCGGCAAGAACGTCGGCGTGCTGGGCACCATGTTCGTCAGCCTGATCAAGATGATGATCACACCGGTGATCTTCTGCACGATCGTGCTGGGCATCGGCTCGGTGCGCAAGGCCGCCACGGTCGGCAAGGTCGGCGGGCTGGCCTTCCTCTACTTCATGGCGATGTCCACCATTGCGCTGGCGATCGGACTGGTGGTCGGCAATCTGCTGCACCCCGGTGGCAGCCTGAAGCTCTCGGAGTCCGCGGCGGCCAAGGGCGCGCAGCTGGCCGAGAAGGCCCACGAGTCCGGTGGCCTGATGGACTTCATCCAGCACATCATCCCGACGTCCCTGTTCTCCTCGCTGACCGAAGGCAATGTGCTGCAGGCGTTGTTCGTGGCGCTGCTGGTCGGGTTCGCGTTGCAGGCCATGGGAGCCAAGGGTGAGCCGATCCTGCGCGGGGTGGAGCATGTGCAGCGGCTGGTGTTCAAGATCCTGGCGATGGTGTTGTGGCTGGCTCCGATCGGTGCCTTCGGTGCGATCGCCAACGTGGTGGGCCAGACCGGCTGGAGCGCGGTGACCAACCTGCTGACGCTGATGTTCGGGTTCTACCTGACCTGTGTGGTGTTCGTCTTCGGTGTGCTCGGTGCGCTGCTGCGCACGGTGTCCGGGGTGTCGATCTTCAAGCTGGTGCGCTACCTGGCCCGCGAGTACCTGCTGATCTTCGCGACATCGTCCTCGGAGTCCGCGCTGCCGCGGCTGATCGCCAAGATGGAGCACCTGGGCGTGCAGCAGAGCACCGTGGGAGTGGTTGTGCCGACCGGGTATTCGTTCAACCTCGACGGCACCGCGATCTACCTGACCATGGCCTCGCTGTTCATCGCCGACGCGCTGGGCGACCCGCTGTCGATCGGGCAGCAGATCAGCCTGCTGGTGTTCATGATCGTGGCGTCCAAGGGTGCGGCCGGCGTCAGCGGTGCCGGGCTGGCCACGCTGGCCGGCGGCCTGCAGGCGCACCGCCCGGAGTTGCTCGACGGGGTTGGCCTGATCGTCGGGATCGACCGGTTCATGTCCGAGGCGCGTGCGGTGACCAACTTCTCCGGTAATGCGGTGGCCACCCTGTTGGTCGGGTCGTGGACCAAGACGGTGGACATGAACAAGGTGAACGAGGTGCTGGCGGGCCGTGATCCGTTCGACGAGCTGACCATGCTCGATGATTCCGACGATGGTGCTGCGGTGGCGCAGAAGGAGGCGGTGGCCGCCTAG
- a CDS encoding sensor histidine kinase, whose product MAVLPRSLAGQAFALQAAVIALVVLAGSALALYDAKRDGDRSAREQVTAIAVALADAPSTAQAIENRNATEVLQPVTEAVRKGTNIAFITIMAPDRTRFTHTNPAMIGGKYIGNIEPAMRGATFTEVYTGTLGPSIRTVAPVRDGSGQVIGLVAAGITEQSLAARWRAQWPAIVGMGVGALALSFVGVWAIRRRILRQTHGLAPDELRVMYDHHDAILHSVSEGLIVLDHDRVALVNDEARRLLSLPAGPIQRADLPEFLRGNDPGVRDEVRVTEDRVLVVNRSAVSASDSEVVTIRDRTELQGALGELSALQMFSDSLRAQAHESANKLHTVITLVEMGRPEEAVKFATKELALSQQLVDRLSQAVGEPALMALLLGKTAEADERGIALTITEDTHLPAGADDLILSPQELVTVLGNLIDNAMDACDRDDPWVEVTVTQDEDRLLIAVADSGPGMDADTFDRAMRRGYSTKADKGADSGADTPAGHQGLGLALIAQIVTRHGGTLTADITYASVVTVAITKAREQASERARR is encoded by the coding sequence ATGGCGGTACTGCCCCGCTCGCTGGCAGGCCAAGCCTTCGCGCTGCAGGCCGCGGTGATCGCGCTGGTGGTGCTGGCCGGCAGCGCGCTGGCCCTCTACGACGCCAAGCGCGACGGCGACCGCTCCGCCCGCGAACAGGTGACCGCCATCGCCGTTGCCCTGGCCGACGCGCCGTCCACCGCCCAGGCCATCGAAAACCGAAACGCGACAGAGGTTTTGCAACCGGTGACCGAAGCGGTGCGCAAGGGCACCAACATCGCCTTCATCACGATCATGGCGCCCGACCGCACCCGGTTCACCCACACCAACCCCGCCATGATCGGCGGCAAGTACATCGGCAACATCGAACCCGCCATGCGCGGTGCGACGTTCACCGAGGTCTACACCGGCACCCTGGGCCCGTCGATCCGCACCGTCGCCCCGGTGCGCGACGGCAGCGGTCAGGTCATCGGGCTGGTCGCCGCCGGCATCACCGAACAGAGCCTGGCGGCCCGCTGGCGCGCCCAATGGCCGGCCATCGTCGGGATGGGCGTTGGCGCCCTTGCCCTTTCGTTCGTCGGCGTCTGGGCGATCCGGCGCCGTATCCTGCGCCAGACCCATGGCCTGGCGCCCGACGAACTGCGGGTCATGTACGACCACCACGATGCGATCCTGCACTCGGTCTCCGAGGGTCTGATCGTGCTCGACCACGACCGGGTGGCCCTGGTCAACGACGAGGCCCGCAGGCTGCTGAGCCTGCCGGCCGGACCCATTCAGCGGGCCGACCTGCCGGAGTTCCTGCGCGGCAACGACCCCGGTGTGCGTGACGAAGTCCGGGTCACCGAAGACCGGGTGCTGGTGGTCAACCGCTCGGCGGTCAGCGCGTCGGACTCCGAGGTGGTGACGATCCGCGACCGCACCGAACTGCAGGGCGCCCTGGGCGAACTCAGCGCACTGCAGATGTTCAGCGACTCGCTGCGCGCCCAGGCCCACGAGTCGGCCAACAAGCTGCACACCGTCATCACGCTGGTCGAGATGGGGCGCCCGGAAGAAGCGGTCAAGTTCGCCACCAAAGAGCTTGCGCTGTCCCAGCAACTGGTGGACCGGCTCTCGCAGGCCGTCGGCGAACCCGCCCTGATGGCGCTGCTGCTCGGCAAGACCGCCGAGGCCGACGAGCGCGGTATCGCCCTGACCATCACCGAGGACACCCACCTGCCCGCCGGGGCCGACGACCTGATCCTCAGCCCGCAGGAACTCGTCACCGTCTTGGGCAACCTGATCGACAACGCGATGGACGCCTGCGACCGCGACGACCCCTGGGTCGAGGTCACCGTCACCCAGGACGAAGACCGGCTGCTGATCGCGGTCGCCGACAGCGGGCCCGGGATGGACGCCGACACCTTCGACCGAGCCATGCGGCGCGGATACTCCACCAAGGCCGACAAGGGGGCCGACAGCGGGGCCGACACGCCCGCCGGCCACCAGGGCCTGGGGCTGGCGTTGATCGCGCAGATCGTGACACGCCACGGCGGCACCCTGACCGCCGACATCACCTACGCGTCGGTGGTGACCGTGGCGATCACGAAGGCGCGCGAGCAGGCGAGCGAACGGGCGCGCCGATGA
- a CDS encoding response regulator, with the protein MITVLIVEDEPLIAEAHRTYLERLPGFSLAGVAATARDAMRIASDASATPIPIDLVLLDLGLPDTSGITLASALSGLRPAPDIIAITSERDLEMVRAAVSHGALAYLLKPFTFAAFRDRLERYSRYRNALPAGTEAASQAEVDRALAELRSTDKSVAPKGVAPATNDEIARTVRDRAGAGVTSDDVAKQVGVSRVTAWRYLERLADEGTVIRQTEYGRTGRPSTRYLWR; encoded by the coding sequence ATGATCACCGTGCTGATCGTCGAGGACGAACCGCTGATCGCCGAGGCGCACCGCACCTATCTGGAGCGGTTACCGGGCTTTTCGCTGGCTGGAGTGGCAGCAACGGCTCGTGACGCCATGCGCATCGCCTCCGACGCCTCGGCGACCCCGATCCCGATCGACCTGGTGCTGCTGGACCTGGGGTTGCCCGACACCAGCGGCATCACGCTGGCCTCGGCGCTGTCGGGCCTTCGTCCGGCGCCCGACATCATCGCGATCACTTCCGAACGCGACCTGGAAATGGTGCGTGCAGCGGTTTCCCATGGCGCATTGGCGTATCTGCTGAAGCCTTTCACTTTTGCAGCATTTCGTGACCGACTGGAACGATATAGCCGTTATCGCAACGCTCTGCCGGCCGGCACCGAAGCCGCCAGCCAAGCCGAAGTCGACCGCGCTCTCGCAGAATTACGCAGCACCGACAAATCGGTGGCACCGAAAGGTGTCGCGCCAGCAACGAATGATGAAATCGCCCGCACCGTTCGTGACCGGGCCGGCGCCGGCGTCACCTCCGACGACGTCGCCAAACAGGTTGGGGTGTCTCGCGTGACCGCATGGCGCTACCTGGAACGATTGGCCGACGAGGGCACCGTCATCCGGCAGACCGAGTACGGCAGGACAGGGCGGCCGAGCACGCGTTATCTTTGGCGCTGA